A stretch of Rhizobium sp. TH2 DNA encodes these proteins:
- a CDS encoding YcaO-like family protein: MGAPADNHRSLDGLLRGPFPSSPDIGETVEKILARRREFGISRLGAVTGLDWIGIPVVQVTRPTSRSVAVNQGKGLTYAHAAISGLMESLEGWASERIPSERIWKAELGRMNTDGIWSHLLASTEVSEHVPLSWIEGWDMISGTFRPVPLALVDTDYIIPSPHPHWLERNTTGLAAGTSMQAAMTHACLEILERNAHSLAMRTPHFFDRFQIDVSTIRTGKAGDIIERLSTKGFATGVWSMPSNHDLPAYWCQIMEGAGSVPLAPLPASGFGCDVSHDGALTKALLEACQSRLGAISAAREDVIGSFYAPVNADELSIWRRGLSLAGRPYPATELGRPNENPLTTALDAMVAAGAKAVIAVVLSSDESIPLHVVRIVAPALETSADG; encoded by the coding sequence ATGGGAGCCCCCGCAGACAACCATAGAAGTCTCGACGGATTGTTGCGCGGCCCCTTCCCATCTTCGCCCGACATCGGGGAGACGGTCGAGAAGATTCTGGCGCGCCGGCGCGAATTTGGCATTAGCCGGCTGGGGGCCGTGACCGGGCTCGACTGGATTGGAATACCTGTTGTTCAGGTGACGCGGCCAACCTCTAGATCCGTGGCAGTGAACCAGGGGAAAGGCCTTACCTACGCTCATGCAGCCATTTCCGGCCTGATGGAGTCGCTTGAAGGATGGGCTTCGGAGAGAATACCCAGCGAACGTATATGGAAGGCGGAACTCGGACGCATGAACACGGATGGTATTTGGTCCCATCTGCTAGCCAGTACGGAGGTTTCCGAGCATGTGCCTTTGTCATGGATCGAAGGCTGGGACATGATATCAGGCACGTTCCGCCCGGTTCCGTTGGCTTTGGTCGACACCGACTATATCATTCCTTCACCCCACCCACACTGGCTGGAAAGGAACACGACCGGCCTTGCTGCCGGCACCAGCATGCAGGCAGCAATGACCCATGCTTGTCTCGAAATATTGGAGCGCAACGCTCACTCGTTGGCAATGAGAACGCCCCACTTCTTCGATCGCTTCCAGATAGATGTCAGCACTATTCGAACGGGAAAGGCCGGCGATATTATCGAGCGGCTCTCGACTAAAGGTTTTGCGACGGGCGTGTGGAGCATGCCATCCAACCACGACCTGCCAGCCTACTGGTGCCAGATCATGGAGGGTGCGGGCTCGGTGCCGCTTGCGCCATTGCCAGCGTCGGGCTTTGGTTGCGACGTCAGCCATGACGGGGCTCTGACCAAGGCCTTGCTTGAGGCGTGCCAATCGCGTCTGGGTGCAATTTCGGCGGCGCGTGAAGACGTTATTGGAAGCTTTTACGCGCCAGTGAATGCTGACGAGCTTTCTATCTGGCGAAGAGGGTTGTCTCTGGCGGGACGACCCTATCCTGCGACTGAATTGGGCAGACCCAACGAGAATCCGTTGACGACGGCCCTGGACGCCATGGTCGCCGCAGGTGCCAAGGCAGTCATCGCCGTGGTTCTTTCGTCGGACGAAAGCATTCCTCTTCACGTCGTCAGAATCGTTGCGCCAGCCCTGGAGACAAGCGCCGATGGTTGA
- a CDS encoding TfuA-like protein — MVEVVVFSGPTIGAAEARTYLDALYLPPVGQGDLVRAVLQHAPSAIAVIDGVFAQRPAVRHKEILWAIARGVRVYGAASMGAIRAAELYDCGMVGQGLVFRWYRRTSLADDADVAVAMAPPEFGSHALSEALIDMRMTLKKAERAGVIGRKLRILLEQSARSLHFIERTYATTLSVVGHDPGLKKDIHNLNNWLASGIVRQKKSDAIRLLTLLSLPDGPMYAPQKPVIFELTDAFAYDLKYSNLDGICSENLY, encoded by the coding sequence ATGGTTGAGGTGGTCGTCTTTTCGGGACCCACGATTGGCGCCGCGGAGGCGCGAACATATCTGGACGCACTCTATCTTCCGCCGGTTGGACAAGGGGATTTGGTGCGGGCCGTACTGCAACATGCGCCATCGGCGATCGCCGTCATAGACGGCGTCTTTGCGCAGCGACCCGCCGTTCGGCACAAGGAGATTCTCTGGGCAATCGCGAGGGGCGTCAGGGTGTATGGCGCCGCCAGTATGGGAGCCATTCGCGCCGCGGAGTTGTACGACTGCGGGATGGTCGGGCAAGGCCTTGTGTTCCGGTGGTATAGACGCACGAGTCTTGCTGACGACGCCGACGTCGCGGTCGCGATGGCCCCACCCGAGTTCGGTTCGCACGCATTGAGTGAAGCTCTTATCGACATGAGGATGACGCTGAAGAAGGCGGAGCGTGCCGGCGTGATTGGGCGAAAACTGCGTATTTTGCTCGAACAGTCGGCGCGGTCGCTTCACTTCATCGAGCGCACCTACGCGACCACTCTATCCGTTGTCGGTCATGACCCGGGATTAAAAAAAGACATCCACAACCTAAACAATTGGCTTGCCAGCGGCATTGTCAGGCAGAAGAAATCCGATGCGATCAGGTTGCTGACTTTGCTGTCATTACCAGATGGTCCGATGTACGCGCCGCAAAAGCCCGTTATATTTGAATTGACGGACGCATTTGCGTATGATCTAAAATATT